One Artemia franciscana chromosome 15, ASM3288406v1, whole genome shotgun sequence genomic window carries:
- the LOC136036323 gene encoding pseudouridylate synthase 1 homolog isoform X2: MNYLAKTEDLPKGDGGLSEEKKLRIKKKKHCMLIGYLGKGYYGMQVNKGLPTIEGELFKAFKTVGVMDEDSYETPQKIQFQRAARTDKGVSAVKQVLSFKMEALEDEKEFVNKVCENLPNQIKVFGIKRVTGGFNSKLSCDYRSYTYIAPSFAFTPVDKEVTDSFRITSEIVNEVNEVLALFKGTHRFHNFTARRKPTDPSCRRFIMEFKCGEPFVREGIEFIPIHIKGQSFMLHQIRKMIGTVIAIMRGLASKEVIDKAWLQSRIDIPIAPALGLVLEEPHYDKYNTRYGSDGTHEPLIWDNYQDEIKGFFNEWIVPTVVRGEVEDKSMFNWLSTLIIHSFDVREEVDSTAKSPYFKALRNLEEDEEIVGDSD; the protein is encoded by the exons ACGGAAGATTTACCTAAAGGAGACGGTGGACTATCAGAGGAGAAAAAGCTAaggataaaaaagaagaaacactgcATGCTaattggctatcttggaaaaggaTATTACGGTATGCAAGT CAACAAAGGGTTGCCTACTATTGAAGGTGAACTATTTAAAGCATTCAAAACTGTCGGTGTTATGGACGAAGATTCATAtgaaactccacaaaaaattcAGTTCCAAAGGGCCGCTCGGACAGACAAAGGTGTGTCAGCTGTAAAACAAGTCTTATCGTTCAAAATGG AGGCCttagaagatgaaaaagaatttGTGAATAAGGTCTGTGAGAATTTACCAAACCAAATTAAAGTATTTGGAATCAAGCGAGTAACAGGAGGTTTTAATAGCAAATTGAGCTGTGACTATAGGAGCTATACCTACATAGCACCCAGTTTCGCCTTCACCCCTGTCGATAAAGAAGTAACAGATAGTTTTAGAATTACTTCCGAAATTGTGAATGAAGTTAATGAAGTGCTGGCTCTTTTTAAAGGAACTCATAGATTTCACAATTTTACTGCCAGGAG AAAGCCGACTGATCCCAGCTGCAGAAGATTCATAATGGAATTCAAATGTGGAGAACCTTTTGTTCGAGAAGGAATTGAATTTATTCCCATTCACATTAAag gtcaaagttttatGCTGCATCAGATTCGAAAAATGATTGGAACAGTCATAGCAATTATGCGTGGCTTAGCTTCCAAAGAGGTCATAGATAAAGCATGGTTGCAAAGTCGTATAGATATACCAATAGCGCCGGCATTAGGACTTGTCTTAGAAGAGCCTCACTATGATAAGTATAACACCCGATACGGTAGTGACGGAACCCACGAACCTTTAATATGGGATAACTATCAAGatgagattaaaggtttttttaatgaatggaTTGTACCGACAGTTGTTCGTGGTGAAGTCGAGGACAAATCAATGTTCAATTGGTTGAGTACATTAATAatacattcttttgatgtgaggGAAGAAGTAGATTCCACTGCGAAATCACCTTATTTTAAAGCTCTTCGAAATCTTGAAGAAGATGAAGAAATAGTAGGAGATTCTGATTGA